The DNA segment CCGAGCGGACACCGATCTCGCGTACCCGATCGGCCCGTACCGCGAACTCGACCGACTCGCGGCGCGGGTCGCCGAACAACTTGATCAAGGTCGCACCCGGCGCCGAGAAGCGTTCGGTCATCTGGTCGGTCATCACCGCGTTGTGGTTGGCGGCCTCACGTGACTGGGCGGCCAGCCGGGCACCCATCATCCGGGCGGGAACCAGGAACAGGGGCAGCAGGACCAGGCTCAACAAGGTCAGCTGCCAAGAGACGCCGACCATCACGATCAGGGTCAACAGCACGGTGACGGCGTTGGTCACCACCCCCGACAGGGTCGAGGAGAATGCCCGCTGGGCGCCGATCACGTCGTTGTTGAGCCGGCTCACCAGCGCCCCGGTACGGGTACGGGTGAAGAAGGCGACCGGCATCGTCTGCACATGGTCGAACACTGCGGTACGCAGGTCGAAGATCAATCCCTCCCCCAGCCGGGAGGACAACCAGCGGCCGAAGGTACCCAGCCCGGCCTCGGCCACTGCAATCACCGCGATCAGCGCTGCCAATCCGATGATCATCGCACTGGGCCCACCGGCGGTGATCGCATCGACGATCCGGCCGGCGAGCACCGGTGTGGCCACCGCCGTCACCGCGGTCGCCACGCCGACGATCAGGAACCCGATCAGCAGCCGACGATGAGGCCGCGCGAACTCGAGGATCCGGCCCAGTGTGGCGGCCGAGAAGGGCCGCCGATCCGATTGGGCGTGCATCGCGTTGTACATCGAGTTCCACGCCGCCACATCCATGCTCATGGCGACGACGCTACGAGCTGAACCAAGGTTGAGCTCAAGCCCCGGGCCGGACTTCTTCGGAGTGCTGCATCCGGGCACGCGCCCGGAGCGATCCACTGCCTGAGCGCATACCTCTGCCTCATGCGGGCCGGATCATCCGGCGAGGAGCTGGATCAGGCCGCCAGCAACAGGGCCAGTACGGCGGTGTCGGGGTCCTGGTCCGGGTCGACCTCGTGGGCGGCGACGAAGCGACTGACCGATCCGTCCGGTTCGGTCTCCACCCAGGCCGCCCGATGGTCCAGGCCGAGATGCGGGATCCCCGGCAGCAGGACGCAGCCGGAGGCACCCCGGCCCTTGGACTCCCCCGGCGGATGCAGCAACATCAACGCACCGGGTTGCGGCTGGCCGAGGCTCCCCGGCTCGGGCGCGTCCTCGCCCACCACCGGTCCGCGGTGCATCAGGACCCCGACCGGATGGTCGATCGGCCCCTCGATCTCCGGCCGGTCGTCGACACTGGCCAGCACGGCGGCACAACCGCCCAGCAGCCCGGGTACGGCACCGACCCGTACCACCAGCGTCAGCAGTTGTGCCCATTCCTGGGCGCTGTCGGGCCATCGATTGGCCACGATGAAACCACCAAGTGCCTTGCTCCCGGTGCTGAACGGAGCGAGTTCGACCTGTGACATGTGCGACCTCCGGTCTCGTTCACGCCATGATCACCCCGGAACGGTACGCAACGACGCAGACGCGGCGCGTTTGTCACACAAATGCAACCGATCGAACAGCAACGGACGGGTCACGGACCGACCACCGTGGTCACGAACCGGCACCGGTCACCACCCGGGCACACCCGCTGCCGACGCACGACCCCATTCCCAGTGCCGACCCACACCCCGCACACTCTCGGCGCGGACTCGCTCAGCCGCCGTACCGCCGGACGAAGTTGCCGATCACCGCACCACAGTTCGCCGTCGACGACGCCGCCGCCGCGATCAACCGCTCAGCCTCCGGCGGCGGGAAGTACCCTGCGTCGCGGTACAGGTCGATCCGTCGGGCGAACGCCGGACCGTCCATCTCCGGATGGAACTGGGTGGCGTAGACGTTGGCGCCGTAACGGAACATCTGCACCGGACAGCCCTCCCCGGTCGCCAGTACGGTGGCGCTGTCGGGCAGTTCGCCGATCGCCTCCTTGTGCCCGACGAAGGCACCGAAACTGGATTCGAGACCGGCGCACAGCGGATCGGCGACCCCCTCCGGCGTCAGGCTGATCGTCACCTCGTTGGTGATCTCGGAGTAGCGGCGATCGACCGTGGCGCCGATCAGTCGGCCGATCGTACCGATCCCGTAGCAGATCCCGAGGAAGGGATGGTCGACCTCCAGCACCCGCCGCAGCAGCACACCGAGTTCGGTCTCCACCCGCAGTTGCAGAGGCGACTTGACCTCATCGGGATCGGAGACGTTGAACTGGCTCCCGCCGAGCAGGAACCCGGAGTGGTCGGCGAACTCCAGTGGTGGCAGCGGTTCGGCCTCCAGGCGGACCCAGCGCAGTTCCCCCGGGGTCAGACCCGACATCTGCAGGAAGGACTCGTACTCCTCGGCGGCAGCGACATCGTTGACCCGGGTGGTCAACAGCACGAACGGCCTCACCGGTCAGAAACCGAGCCGGTTCAGCGCCTTGGCATCACGCTGCCAGTCCTTGACCACCTTCACCCGCAGATCGAGATGGACCGGGGTGCCGAACAGTTTGCGGATCTGTTCGCGGGCGCTGCTGCCGACCTCGCGCAGCCGACTGCCCTTGTGGCCGATGATGATTCCCTTCTGGGAATCCCGCTCGACGATCAGGTTGGCGAAGAGATCGAGCAGCGGGCGGTCCTCCGGACGTCCCTCGCGCAGTCGCATCTCCTCGACGGTGACGACGATCGAGTGCGGCAGCTCATCGCGTACCCCCTCCAGGGCGGCCTCCCGGATCAGTTCGGCGATCAGCGTCTCGTCGGGTTCGTCGGTGATCTCACCGTCGGGATAGTAGGCCGGTCCTTGCGGGAGCTCGGCGATGATCAGGTCGGCCAGTTCGTTCAGGTTGGTCCCGGACTCGGCCGAGACCGGGACGATGTGCACGAACTCGATGCCGAGTTCGGCCTGCACCGCATCGATCGCCTGTAGATGCTCGATCATCCGGTTCGGGGTGACCAGGTCCTCCTTGGTGGCGATCGCGATCAGCTTGGGCCGCTTCGGCAACTGCGCGATCTGGCCCATCAGGTACTTGTCCCCGGGACCGATCCGCTCATTCGAGGGCAGACAGATACCGACCACATCGACCTCGGACCAGGTGTCGCGGACGACATCGTTGAGCCGCTCGCCGAGCAGGGTACGCGGCCGGTGCAGCCCCGGGGTGTCGATCAGCACCAACTGCGCATCCGGCCGGTTCACGATGCCGCGGATCGCGTGCCGGGTGGTCTGCGGTTTGGACGAGGTGA comes from the Naumannella halotolerans genome and includes:
- the era gene encoding GTPase Era produces the protein MNRDSAAGSAPAFRSGFACFVGRPNAGKSTLTNALVGSKIAITSSKPQTTRHAIRGIVNRPDAQLVLIDTPGLHRPRTLLGERLNDVVRDTWSEVDVVGICLPSNERIGPGDKYLMGQIAQLPKRPKLIAIATKEDLVTPNRMIEHLQAIDAVQAELGIEFVHIVPVSAESGTNLNELADLIIAELPQGPAYYPDGEITDEPDETLIAELIREAALEGVRDELPHSIVVTVEEMRLREGRPEDRPLLDLFANLIVERDSQKGIIIGHKGSRLREVGSSAREQIRKLFGTPVHLDLRVKVVKDWQRDAKALNRLGF
- a CDS encoding peptidase, giving the protein MSQVELAPFSTGSKALGGFIVANRWPDSAQEWAQLLTLVVRVGAVPGLLGGCAAVLASVDDRPEIEGPIDHPVGVLMHRGPVVGEDAPEPGSLGQPQPGALMLLHPPGESKGRGASGCVLLPGIPHLGLDHRAAWVETEPDGSVSRFVAAHEVDPDQDPDTAVLALLLAA
- a CDS encoding glutamine amidotransferase, which codes for MRPFVLLTTRVNDVAAAEEYESFLQMSGLTPGELRWVRLEAEPLPPLEFADHSGFLLGGSQFNVSDPDEVKSPLQLRVETELGVLLRRVLEVDHPFLGICYGIGTIGRLIGATVDRRYSEITNEVTISLTPEGVADPLCAGLESSFGAFVGHKEAIGELPDSATVLATGEGCPVQMFRYGANVYATQFHPEMDGPAFARRIDLYRDAGYFPPPEAERLIAAAASSTANCGAVIGNFVRRYGG